In a single window of the Lynx canadensis isolate LIC74 chromosome E2, mLynCan4.pri.v2, whole genome shotgun sequence genome:
- the ZNF350 gene encoding LOW QUALITY PROTEIN: zinc finger protein 350 (The sequence of the model RefSeq protein was modified relative to this genomic sequence to represent the inferred CDS: substituted 2 bases at 2 genomic stop codons) — protein sequence MIQAQESLTFDDVAVNFTWEEWQLLAPAQKNLYRDVMLENYRNLVSLGFYPRKPDVLTKLDQGKPTGTVEDDIPFRTCSEIWKLDDYLPEHLKNEIMENSLEQWHKHNAFENTVHQSTAHSVLRQNHDICDLHGKTMKPKLTLRNQNRSNXNKEPCRSXWRWKSFLHTNNNTFILKLNSPESKKLIITKSQFSSIRKHKKTEKPHVCSECGKAFKRKSCLTDHQIIHTGEKPHRCCLCGKAFNRKFMLTEHQKMHTGEKPYECNECGKAFLKKSRLKIHQRTHTGEKPYICSECGKGFIQKGNLIVHQRIHTGEKPYICNECGKGFIQKTCLIAHQRHHTGKSPFVCSECGKSCSQKSGLIKHQKIHTGEKPFECSECGKAFTTKEKLIVHQRTHTGERPYVCNECGKAFAYMSCLVKHKRIHTREICGDSVKVENPPSESHSLSQTSGAVQEKGLVNTVTMQVPSVACQTPLNISGLLANSNVVIVGQPAARCAPLGANRGFAQDRNLMNTVNVFVPSVVNYVLFYVTENQ from the exons GAATCCCTGACGTTTGATGATGTGGCTGTGAACTTCACATGGGAGGAGTGGCAGCTCCTGGCCCCTGCTCAGAAGAACCTGTACCGGGATGTGATGTTGGAGAACTATAGGAACCTGGTGTCATTGG GTTTTTACCCTAGGAAACCAGATGTGCTCACCAAGTTGGATCAAGGAAAACCAACAGGGACAGTGGAAGATGACATCCCCTTTCGAACCTGTTCAG aaATCTGGAAACTTGATGACTATTTACCGGagcacttaaaaaatgaaataatggagaaTAGCCTAGAACAATGGCATAAACATAACGCATTTGAAAATACTGTTCATCAGAGCACAGCTCATTCCGTGTTAAGACAAAATCATGATATATGTGACTTACATGGAAAAACTATGAAACCAAAGTTAACTTTACGTAACCAGAACAGAAGCAACTGAAATAAAGAACCCTGCAGATCCTAGTGGAGATGGAAATCCTTTCTCCACACTAATAATAACACTTTCATACTAAAATTAAATTCCCCTGAAAGCAAGAAACTCATCATTACTAAGTCCCAATTCAGCAgcatcagaaaacacaaaaaaacagagaagccTCATGtatgcagtgaatgtgggaaagccttcaagAGGAAGTCCTGCCTCACTGATCATCAGATCattcatacaggagagaaaccccACAGATGTTGTCTCTGTGGGAAAGCGTTCAACAGAAAGTTCATGCTCACTGAACACCAGAAAATGCATACAGGAGAAAAACCTTATGAATGCAATGAATGTGGCAAAGCCTTCCTCAAGAAATCACGGCTCAAAATACATCAGAGAAcacatactggagagaaaccatacATTTGCAGTGAATGTGGAAAAGGCTTTATCCAGAAGGGAAATCTCATTGTACATCAGCGCAtccatacaggagagaaaccttatatatgcaatgaatgtgggaaagGCTTCATCCAGAAGACCTGTCTCATAGCACATCAAAGACATCACACCGGAAAGAGTCCCTTTGTgtgcagtgaatgtggaaaaTCCTGTTCCCAGAAGTCAGGTCTCATTAAACACCAAAAGATTCACACGGGAGAGAAACCTTTTGAATGCAgtgagtgtgggaaagcctttaccACAAAGGAAAAGCTCATTGTCcatcagagaactcacacaggTGAGAGACCCTACGTCTGCAATGAGTGTGGAAAGGCTTTTGCCTACATGTCTTGCCTTGTTAAACATAAGAGAATACACACAAGAGAGATCTGTGGAGATTCAGTCAAAGTGGAAAATCCTCCCTCAGAGAGTCACAGCTTATCACAGACTAGTGGTGCTGTGCAGGAGAAAGGCCTTGTTAATACAGTGACTATGCAAGTGCCTTCTGTGGCTTGTCAGACGCCATTAAACATCAGTGGACTCTTAGCAAATAGCAATGTGGTCATAGTGGGACAGCCTGCAGCCAGATGTGCACCCTTAGGAGCTAACAGAGGGTTTGCACAGGACAGAAACCTTATGAATACAGTGAATGTGTTCGTGCCTTCTGTGGTCAATTATGTCTTATTTTATGTCACAGAAAACCAGTAG